AACCCAGGCACCTGCAAGGTCACTTAGCCAGTTTTTGAAAATCAGAATTACAACCTCAACTGTTTCTAAAGTCTCAAAATAGTTATATAACTATTTTGAGACTTTAGAAAAATTAGGAATAATTGAAAAAGCTCTTCTTTGATTTTCAAATAAAAAAGAGATGCAATTCGACATTAGCTCGAGTCTGTTCTTTTAAAACGCCAAATGGAATAGTAAATACTCCTCGATTTATGCCAGTTGGGACTCTAGGAACAGTTAAAGGTATTACATCTAAGCAGCTTGAGAAAACAGGAGCAGAAATGATTCTTGCAAATACTTTTCATCTTCATCTGCAACCTGGAGAAAAGATTGTTCAAGAGGCAGGGGGACTACATAAATTTATGAGCTGGAATAAGCCTATACTCACTGACTCAGGTGGTTTTCAAGTATTTAGTTTGGCAAAATTAAATAAAATTGATGATGCAGGAGTTTCTTTTCAAAGTCCAAGAGATGGTAAACATATTTTCTTGACTCCTGAAAAAGCTATTCAAATTCAAATGGCTTTAGGTTCTGATATAGCAATGGCTTTTGATCAATGCCCCTCTTATCCAGCGAGTGAATCAGACGTTGAGGATGCTTGTAATAGGACACATCATTGGCTAGAGAGATGTCTTAATGTTCACAAAAAAGATGATCAAGCAGTTTTTGGAATAGTTCAAGGTGGGTGTTTCCCTCATTTGAGGAAATTTAGTGCAAAAATTGTCTCAGGATTCGATTTACCTGGGATTGCTATTGGAGGTGTAAGTGTAGGTGAACCCATACATCAAATTCACAAAATTGTAAGAGAAACCTGTCCTCTACTACCTCAAGATCGACCTAGATACTTAATGGGAATTGGAACTTTAAGAGAAATGGCCATAGCAGTAGCAAATGGAATAGATCTGTTTGATTGTGTGATCCCTACGCGCTTGGGAAGGCATGGGAGCGCATTAGTTAATGGTGAGACATGGAATTTAAGGAATGCACGTTTTAAAGACGATTACAGACCATTAGATTCGTCTTGCACGTGTGAAGCTTGTACCGGATATACAAGAGCATATATTCATCATTTAATTCGCAACAAAGAACTACTTGGTCTTACACTTTTGAGTTTGCATAATCTCACGCATTTGATCCGTTTTACAGGTGCCATGAGGCAAGCAATTATTGAAGGTTGTTTTTCAGAGGATTTCGCTCCGTGGCAGACTGACTCTAAAGCGCGTCATACGTGGTAGCGTGCGTGCTTAATATGTCCATTATTTCTTAGGGATGGCACTGATTAATCTTGACTTGCTTGCTGAACTTCCAGTTGCTTACCAGGCTTTTGCACCAACAGTGGATGTACTTCCGCTTATACCTCTTTTCTTCTTTCTGCTTGTTTTTGTTTGGCAAGCGGCAGTTGGCTTTCGTTAAAAGCGAAGTTTTTCTTCAAGATTTTTAAAAAATTAAGCAATCGATTAGAGGTTCTTAACAAAATAAAATTTTTGCTCGAAGTAAAAACCCGGGCAGAATTTGTTTTTTTTTGAGTTAGGTAATAGTTTTATCTAAATCCCTTTGCTCAGCAAAATATCTTCACTTGGCATTGATACTGCCTTTTCAATTAAATCAGCCAGATGAAGTGCTCTAGATGCTTGAAGCCCTCCAACCGCAGGCTTCTCCTTGCCTCTGACGCATTGCAGGAAATGCTCCAGTTCTGCATACAATGGTTCAATCGATGTTGTACTTACTTCTTCAATAAAACCGTCATTTCTATAAAGTAATTCTCCATGATCAGCTGAATACCATTCATGAGCCTTTCTATGAATGTGAATATTGTGATTTAGGAAATCTGTTTCTATGAGACTTTGCTTGCAATGAGCGCTTAAGCTTCTGATTTTTTTGTGACTCATTTTGCTTGCAGTCAGACTTGCAACTACCCCGTTTTGAAACCCTAGTGTTGCATTAACGTAATCCATCGGTCCATCTCCACTGCATCCACCAACAGCAGCAAGCCTTATCACTTTTGAATTTGCAAGTTCAATAACTAAATCAATATCGTGAATCATTAAGTCCAATACGACTGAAACATCATTAGCTCTCTCAGGATGTGGGCTGTGCCTTCTTGCTTCAAGAACTACAACCTCTTCATTCGCAACTACTTTTGTTAATTCCCTAAAAGCTGGATTAAATCTTTCTATATGGCCAACTTGTAATAATTTTTTTGCATTATTGGAGGCATTAATCAACGATGATGCTTCTTCTTTATTTGCTGCTATTGGCTTTTCAATTAAAACATGTTTACCTGAGTTTAAGCATTCTAGACCTACTTCATGGTGATATAACGTGGGTACAGCAACACATACAGCTTCTACTTGAAGTAATAAATCCTTGTAATTTCTATACCAATTACAATTGAATTGATCCATAGCCAACTTTCCTCGTTCTTCATCTAAATCTGCAACACCTACTAGCTCAGCATCTTTGAGAAGACTGAGAACTCTGGCATGGTGCCACCCCATATTTCCAATCCCTATTACCCCAACTTTTACAGGAATAATATTTTTGTTGATCTTGGAGATAGTATTCATGTTTACTTTTTTATTAATTAATAGTCTTTTTTATCAATTATTTAGGAAGGGTTATTTTTACTTTGTTAATTCTTGGACCTTTCATAGAGGTAATTTCAAATACAATTTCATTATGAATGAATGTTTCTCCTGAATTGGGAATTTCTTGGAGTTTTTCTAAAACAAATCCAGCAAGAGTGTAATGATCATCTGCTTCTGGTAATTCTAGTTTAAGCTCTCTATTTAGTTCTATTACTTCTATTTCCCCAGAAGTAATCCATATTTTTTTTAAGTCATCAATAGGTCTAAGTTCAGCTTCTTTATTGTCAAATTGAATTTCATCACCAACAATCTCTCCTGTTAAGTCTGCTGATGTTATTAATCCTTCAGTTCCTCCATATTCATCAACAACTAAAAGTAATGGGTTTCCATTTTTTATGAGGGGTAGTAATTCGGCCAAAGTAGAAGTTTCTAAAACACGAACAACTGGATCTATATAAGGCTCTAGAGATGTATTGGCTTGCATTTCCCCTTTGGCTATTGGATCAGCAAGTTGCCTTAAATCCAAAACTCCAAGAACATTATCCAGTGAATCATCAATTACTAGGTATCTTGCATGACGAGTTTTATGCACTTCTTCCATCATTTGAGTGAAGGAAACATCTCTTGGCAGAGTAACCATCCCTGATCTGGGAACCATTACTTCTCTAACTTGTGTATCTCTTAAAGCAAAAACACCTTCAAGTATGTTTCTTTCATCAGGTTTTAATCCTGTTACTCCACCTGTTTCAATTAATTTTTCTAATTCTCCTGCAGAGAATGCAGCTGTCGTAAGACTTTCTGATTGAGAATTGAGTCCAAATAACCTAAGAATTAATAAAGCAAGTCCTTCTAGCAAAGAAAGGAATGGTGACATCCATTTTATTGCTGCTTCAATAAGGGGTGATAATCTTAAAGCTGAAGTCTCTGGTTGATTAAGAACAAGTGCTTTTGGAAGAAGACCAGATATTAGAGTTGCTAAAAGTACAACAGTAATAAAAAGTCCTAGATCTAAAAAATAGTTAATTGAAGCATTATTTCCCCACCATTGACTTGCGAGATTTTTGCAGATCCAACCAATTGAAATTAAAGAAATAGTTATTCCTAACTCTGCTATTAAAAGAGTTCTTCTTAACCTTTTCTGTAGACGAATTATTGAATTGGAGCCAGGTAGTCCCTCTTCTACCAACCTTTGAACTTTAGTTGAACGAAGTCGTAAAATAGCAAATTGACCTGCATTAAAAAATGCTGGTACTACAAGCAATATAAAAAGAAGTAATAAACTCATTAATAATTTTTCTATGGGGGTGGCGAGGATCGAACTCGCCTAAGGCGAATTATGAGTTCGCTGCATTCACCAGATTGCTACACCCCCAAAAAAGCAGAACTAAAACTTTTTTTGATAATAGTTAAATAGTTTGCCTAAAGTAAATATATATCTAATCCCACCAAGATGTTTAATAATTAAACTTGCATATAAAGATATGACCCCATTGAATCCTTCGTCAGATGGAATAAAAGAAAATCTTTTAACTTTATTAGCTCAACAAGCTTATAGGTTTGGCGATTTTTCTTTGGCTTCCGGGAAAAAAAGTTCTCATTACGTCAATTGCAAGCCAGTCTCTCTCTCAGGTCCAGGACTCTTGTCGATAAGTTCACTATTCCTAAAACAATTAAACGAAAGTGATAGTGCTGTAGCTGGACTGACTTTGGGTGCTGACCCTCTAGTTAGTGGCGTTGTAATGTTGGCAGCTCAATCAGGTATTAATTTAAGCGGTTTAATAGTAAGGAAAGAAGCTAAAGGTCATGGAACTGGAGCATGGTTGGAAGGACCTTTGCCTCCAAAGGGCTCTGTGATTACTGTCCTGGAGGATGTTGTCACTACTGGTGGCTCTTCTCTAAAGGCTGTTGAAAAACTTAGAAATCAAGGGTATTTAGTTAATCAAGTATTAGCAATAGTAGATAGAGAAGAGGGAGGATTAGATGCAATGTCTAAAGCTGACTTAGATTTAAATAGTCTTTTCTTTTTAAGAGAGATTGTTGAGAGAGCTCAAAGCTTGTAATGACAGAAATGAAATCAATGATTTGGGATGAGACATTCCCTGCATTACTTCTAAAAGGTCAGGGGACTTCTGCTTTTTTACATGGTCAAACAACCGCAGATGTTTTTGCTAAGAAAGAATTAGATAAAATATTTATGAGTTGTTGGCTATCAACTAAAGGATCTTTAAAAGCTGTATTAGAAATTCGACTTTCAGATGATATGGCTGAAATAGTTATAATTTGCGGTGAAATCAATTCGATAAGAGATGGATTTGAATCAGTGATATTTCCAGCTGATAAAGTTAAGTTAGAAGTTGTAGATCCAATTAGAAGAAGACAAGAAATATATAATAATAATTCATGGAAGGAGTCAAATGTTAGTTGGATTGATAACAATAATTTAAGCCTAGATGGAATAAATAAATATACAAAACCTACTAAAGAAGAACTGGAAGTTTGGAAAATAAGACAAGGAATACCTAGCCTTGATAAAGAGATAAATGGAGAAAATAATCCTTATGAGCTAGGATTAGCCGATACTATAAACCTAGATAAAGGCTGTTATCTAGGTCAAGAGGCAATGGCCAAGTTTTTCAGGTCTAAATCTCTAAAATATCAACTTCGTTATTGGGAAGCTTATGGGGAAAATGATAATTTTCAAATTGGTAAAAATTTTTTTAATACTAATAAAAATGAAGGGTATAAAAAAAATGTAGGAGTTATTACTTCTTCAATTAGGGTTGATGATAATTTTTTTAATGGACTGGCTTTAATTAAGAAAACTTTTCTTGATCAGGATTTTTGTTTTTCTGAAAATGGTGATTCCATAACTATTAAAAAACCAATCTCTTTTACTAATCCTTTTTAATTTATTGCTACATGCTTACTAGTGATCTATTAACCACTTTGCGATCATTAAAGTAGCTATACAGTCATCACGATTGTATTCAAAAATTGAATTTAAATTTCTAGAATACATTTTATTTATTTTACGTGATTTTTTCCATTGTCTCCACCATAAAAGAGCTCTAGCTCCATCTACATTTGATTGTTTCCACTCAAATCCTATCCATTCTGCTATTGATTTAAGACCATAATTTCTTACGGGAAGACACCAGTATTCTCTAATTAATAAATGTATATCAATAAATCTTTTTTTTAATGCTTCAATTTCATGAGGATCAGCTCCTTGTCTCAATCCTAGCTTTAGCAAAGATATTGGTTCTGTCTCCCCATAATGGATGATGGGATAGTCTCGATT
The sequence above is drawn from the Prochlorococcus marinus str. MIT 1013 genome and encodes:
- the tgt gene encoding tRNA guanosine(34) transglycosylase Tgt, whose product is MKKLFFDFQIKKRCNSTLARVCSFKTPNGIVNTPRFMPVGTLGTVKGITSKQLEKTGAEMILANTFHLHLQPGEKIVQEAGGLHKFMSWNKPILTDSGGFQVFSLAKLNKIDDAGVSFQSPRDGKHIFLTPEKAIQIQMALGSDIAMAFDQCPSYPASESDVEDACNRTHHWLERCLNVHKKDDQAVFGIVQGGCFPHLRKFSAKIVSGFDLPGIAIGGVSVGEPIHQIHKIVRETCPLLPQDRPRYLMGIGTLREMAIAVANGIDLFDCVIPTRLGRHGSALVNGETWNLRNARFKDDYRPLDSSCTCEACTGYTRAYIHHLIRNKELLGLTLLSLHNLTHLIRFTGAMRQAIIEGCFSEDFAPWQTDSKARHTW
- a CDS encoding photosystem II reaction center protein K, with amino-acid sequence MALINLDLLAELPVAYQAFAPTVDVLPLIPLFFFLLVFVWQAAVGFR
- a CDS encoding Gfo/Idh/MocA family protein encodes the protein MNTISKINKNIIPVKVGVIGIGNMGWHHARVLSLLKDAELVGVADLDEERGKLAMDQFNCNWYRNYKDLLLQVEAVCVAVPTLYHHEVGLECLNSGKHVLIEKPIAANKEEASSLINASNNAKKLLQVGHIERFNPAFRELTKVVANEEVVVLEARRHSPHPERANDVSVVLDLMIHDIDLVIELANSKVIRLAAVGGCSGDGPMDYVNATLGFQNGVVASLTASKMSHKKIRSLSAHCKQSLIETDFLNHNIHIHRKAHEWYSADHGELLYRNDGFIEEVSTTSIEPLYAELEHFLQCVRGKEKPAVGGLQASRALHLADLIEKAVSMPSEDILLSKGI
- a CDS encoding hemolysin family protein, which translates into the protein MSLLLLFILLVVPAFFNAGQFAILRLRSTKVQRLVEEGLPGSNSIIRLQKRLRRTLLIAELGITISLISIGWICKNLASQWWGNNASINYFLDLGLFITVVLLATLISGLLPKALVLNQPETSALRLSPLIEAAIKWMSPFLSLLEGLALLILRLFGLNSQSESLTTAAFSAGELEKLIETGGVTGLKPDERNILEGVFALRDTQVREVMVPRSGMVTLPRDVSFTQMMEEVHKTRHARYLVIDDSLDNVLGVLDLRQLADPIAKGEMQANTSLEPYIDPVVRVLETSTLAELLPLIKNGNPLLLVVDEYGGTEGLITSADLTGEIVGDEIQFDNKEAELRPIDDLKKIWITSGEIEVIELNRELKLELPEADDHYTLAGFVLEKLQEIPNSGETFIHNEIVFEITSMKGPRINKVKITLPK
- the pyrE gene encoding orotate phosphoribosyltransferase is translated as MTPLNPSSDGIKENLLTLLAQQAYRFGDFSLASGKKSSHYVNCKPVSLSGPGLLSISSLFLKQLNESDSAVAGLTLGADPLVSGVVMLAAQSGINLSGLIVRKEAKGHGTGAWLEGPLPPKGSVITVLEDVVTTGGSSLKAVEKLRNQGYLVNQVLAIVDREEGGLDAMSKADLDLNSLFFLREIVERAQSL
- a CDS encoding tRNA-modifying protein YgfZ, translating into MKSMIWDETFPALLLKGQGTSAFLHGQTTADVFAKKELDKIFMSCWLSTKGSLKAVLEIRLSDDMAEIVIICGEINSIRDGFESVIFPADKVKLEVVDPIRRRQEIYNNNSWKESNVSWIDNNNLSLDGINKYTKPTKEELEVWKIRQGIPSLDKEINGENNPYELGLADTINLDKGCYLGQEAMAKFFRSKSLKYQLRYWEAYGENDNFQIGKNFFNTNKNEGYKKNVGVITSSIRVDDNFFNGLALIKKTFLDQDFCFSENGDSITIKKPISFTNPF